The Bacteroides sp. DNA segment GCTGAGAGAAAGCCTCCCTGCCTGCCTGTGAGATACTGCTGTTCTGGCACCAGCCACAATGGAAGTTGCATCCAAAGCTTCCTGCAGAAAGGATTTGATGCCCGGGAAAAAAATGATAAAGGGGTTTCTTCTCAATGGGATCCAGGTGCAGGGCAGTGATCCTGCCATAATTTTCTGCGATAAGGCGCCCGAGTATGTTTCTGCGAGCATGGCAAAGACCCGTATCCCCTATTTCCAAACGACAGAAGTTGGGGCAAAGCTTACAGGTAATCGTTCCATCCTCATGATGGGTATAGTGCCTGGCTTCCTCCATAGTCACCCGAGATAATGACCATGGAATTTAAGAAATTTTTTGCTGGAATCAAAATTCAGGCTGGGATGGGATGCACATATTTCAAGGCCTCCACAAACTTAACCTTCCTGGTAAACATCCAGATGCCAAAGCCCATGATCAGCATCACTAAGGCGGATACGGCATACCCGTTCCATCCGGTATTTGCCAGGAATTTCCCCATGTCCTCACCCCTCACATTTCCCCCAGTCTCATAAACCAACGGAATAATGACGTTTGGCAACAAGGTTCCCATGATTCCCATCGAAACCAGTATGGCTATCTTCTGGAAAAACAAATGGCTTTCCTTGTTCAAAAAAATCATCAGAAAAAACCATAATAACACAGGCAAGATCGGACCAGCTATTGCAATCAAGGCGCGCTGGGTGGAAGTAAAGTCGCCGGAAAACTTAACGTGAGGAGACCCTCCAAACAGGTTGACATCAAATTGATTCACCTGACCTCCAAAAATTTGAACCATTAGAGCGTGAGCCCATTCGTGAATAAAGGTATAAACCTGGATGATCATCAAAGCCAAGAAAAGCAAAAGAAGCACATTGACCATTCTTTGTTTATCCATAGAAAAAATTATTCAAAAAAACGCTGGCATCAAGACAGCCAATGCTGAACACATAATTTGACTTTTCTTAACTTTACCAGCAAATAACATTCACAATCGATGGGCGTAAAACTAATCAATTTTCTTTTTATCCTACTGCTTTTATCCGGCTGTAATCCTTCCAACAGGCAGAATCAGCCATCCACATCATCCGGTGAAGCGAACAATCGGGTGGAGTTCCATGCCTTCCAACAACTGCTTGATGGAGCTTCCGTGAAAGGCGCCATCCTGGTTTACAATGCCCGGGAAGAGACATTGCTTTCCAATGATTTCTCCTGGTGTCAGCAGGGACATCTCCCGGCCTCCACCTTCAAAATCCCCAATACCATTATTGCCCTGGAAACAGGAGTGGCCAATGAACAGACCCTCTTTCCCTGGGATGGGCAGGAGCGGGCCCTTGATGCCTGGGAACAAGACCTGAATCTGCGCGAGGCTTTCCACTTTTCATGCGTTCCTTGTTACCAGGAGATTGCCCGAAAAGTTGGTTCAGAACAAATGAAATTGTGGCTTGACAAACTCAGCTATGGCACAATGGACGTTCGCCACGAAAACATCGACCGCTTCTGGCTCGAAGGCAACTCAAAGATTAACCCTTTTCAGCAGGTTGATTTTCTGAGGCGTTTCTATTTTAAGGAATTGCCCATTACCGATCAGACCCATCACTTGATGAAGCAAATCATGGTGATAGAAAGCCAGAATGACTGGACCCTGAGTGGAAAAACAGGGTGGTCAATCCGTGAAGGCCACAACACCGGTTGGTTTGTTGGCTACCTTGAGAAAGGCGGTGAAGTGTATTTCATAGCCACCTGCATTCAACCCACAGAAGCCTTCAATATGGATATGTTCAACATTATCCGGAGGCAGATCTCATTGGAAGCTTTCCGGGTAATGGAAGTCATTCAATAAAAATGAAAAGTGAAAAATGAAAAATGAAAATTATCTGGTTTCATTTTTTCACCCTTCACCTCTCATTTATCTTTTCTTATCTCTTTTATTTTAATCCAGCTTCGGGGCTTTCATCTCTTGCCCTCCCTGTTTTAAGATCAGCGCATTGGTTTTACCGGAATCATCCATAAGGAATTCAATGGTGGCGGCAACGACTTTGGGGAAGAAA contains these protein-coding regions:
- a CDS encoding M50 family metallopeptidase, yielding MDKQRMVNVLLLLFLALMIIQVYTFIHEWAHALMVQIFGGQVNQFDVNLFGGSPHVKFSGDFTSTQRALIAIAGPILPVLLWFFLMIFLNKESHLFFQKIAILVSMGIMGTLLPNVIIPLVYETGGNVRGEDMGKFLANTGWNGYAVSALVMLIMGFGIWMFTRKVKFVEALKYVHPIPA
- the blaOXA gene encoding class D beta-lactamase translates to MGVKLINFLFILLLLSGCNPSNRQNQPSTSSGEANNRVEFHAFQQLLDGASVKGAILVYNAREETLLSNDFSWCQQGHLPASTFKIPNTIIALETGVANEQTLFPWDGQERALDAWEQDLNLREAFHFSCVPCYQEIARKVGSEQMKLWLDKLSYGTMDVRHENIDRFWLEGNSKINPFQQVDFLRRFYFKELPITDQTHHLMKQIMVIESQNDWTLSGKTGWSIREGHNTGWFVGYLEKGGEVYFIATCIQPTEAFNMDMFNIIRRQISLEAFRVMEVIQ